One part of the Arabidopsis thaliana chromosome 1 sequence genome encodes these proteins:
- a CDS encoding Sec23/Sec24 protein transport family protein (Sec23/Sec24 protein transport family protein; FUNCTIONS IN: transporter activity, zinc ion binding; INVOLVED IN: response to salt stress, transport; LOCATED IN: COPII vesicle coat; EXPRESSED IN: 24 plant structures; EXPRESSED DURING: 13 growth stages; CONTAINS InterPro DOMAIN/s: Sec23/Sec24, helical domain (InterPro:IPR006900), Sec23/Sec24 beta-sandwich (InterPro:IPR012990), Sec23/Sec24, trunk domain (InterPro:IPR006896), Zinc finger, Sec23/Sec24-type (InterPro:IPR006895), Gelsolin domain (InterPro:IPR007123); BEST Arabidopsis thaliana protein match is: Sec23/Sec24 protein transport family protein (TAIR:AT3G23660.1); Has 1391 Blast hits to 1379 proteins in 245 species: Archae - 0; Bacteria - 0; Metazoa - 486; Fungi - 398; Plants - 318; Viruses - 0; Other Eukaryotes - 189 (source: NCBI BLink).) has product MSEMASMDPEGIDGVRMTWNVWPRTKVEASKCVIPVAACISPIRYHRDIPSVEYAPLRCRICTAALNPFARVDFLAKIWICPICFQRNHFPPHYHVMSETNVPCELYPQYTTVEYTLPNPSQPTGVGNFDQTGAVSGQPSPSVFVFVLDTCMIEEEFGYAKSALKQAIGLLPENALVGFVSFGTQAHVHELGFSDLTKVYVFRGDKEISKDQVLEQLGLGASGRRNPVGGFPMGRDNSANFGYSGVNRFLLPASDCEFTIDLLLEELQTDQWPVQAGRRQSRCTGVAISVATGLLGACFPGTGARIVALIGGPCSEGPGTIVSKDLSEPLRSHKDLDKDAAPFYKKAEKFYDALANQLVNQGHVLDLFASALDQVGVAEMKAAVERTGGLVVLSESFGHSVFKDSFKRVFEDGEESLGLCFNGTLEICCSKDIKIQGIIGPCASLQKKGPSVADTVIGEGNTTQWKMCGLDKRTCLTVFFDLSSSDQSSAPGGVNNQLYLQFMTSYQNSKGKTLQRVTTVTRQWVDTGLSTEELVQGFDQETAAVVVARLASLKMETEEGFDATRWLDRNLIRLCSKFGDYRKDDPASFTLNPNFSLFPQFTFNLRRSQFVQVFNNSPDETAYNRMLLNRENISNAAVMIQPSLTTYSFNSLPQPALLDVASIGADRILLLDSYISVVVFHGMTIAQWRNLGYQNQPEHQAFAQLLEAPQEDAQMIIRDRFPVPRLVVCDQHGSQARFLLAKLNPSATYNNASEMNAGSDIIFTDDVSLQVFFQHLQKLAVQS; this is encoded by the exons ATGTCAGAGATGGCGAGTATGGATCCAGAAGGAATCGATGGAGTTCGTATGACGTGGAACGTTTGGCCTCGCACCAAAGTTGAAGCAAGCAAGTGTGTGATCCCTGTCGCTGCTTGTATCTCTCCGATCCGTTACCACCGGGATATCCCATCTGTTGAATATGCTCCTCTTCGTTGTCGCATTTGTACCGCTGCTCTTAATCCTTTTGCTCGTGTTGATTTCCTCGCCAAGATCTGGATCTGTCCTATTTGCTTCCAGAGAAACCACTTCCCTCCTCACTACCATGTTATGTCCGAGACTAATGTCCCTTGTGAGCTCTATCCACAGTACACTACCGTTGAATACACTCTGCCTAACCCTTCTCAGCCTACTGGTGTTGGCAATTTTGATCAGACCGGTGCTGTTTCTGGTCAGCCTTCGCCGTCggtgtttgtttttgtcctGGACACGTGTATGATTGAAGAGGAGTTTGGATACGCGAAATCTGCGCTTAAGCAGGCGATCGGGTTGCTTCCGGAGAATGCATTGGTTGGGTTTGTCTCGTTTGGGACGCAGGCGCATGTTCACGAGCTGGGGTTTTCTGATTTGACTAAAGTTTATGTCTTTAGGGGAGATAAGGAGATCTCCAAAGATCAAGTTTTGGAGCAGTTAGGGCTTGGTGCTTCTGGGAGACGAAACCCGGTTGGTGGTTTTCCAATGGGGAGGGATAATTCTGCCAATTTCGGCTATTCGGGTGTTAATAGATTCTTGTTGCCAGCTTCTGACTGTGAATTCACGATTGATTTG CTGTTGGAAGAGCTACAGACGGATCAGTGGCCTGTCCAGGCTGGACGGCGCCAGTCACGATGCACGGGAGTGGCTATAAGTGTGGCTACGGGACTACTTGGAGCTTGTTTTCCTGGAACTGGGGCTAGAATCGTTGCTTTAATTGGAGGACCATGTTCTGAGGGGCCAGGCACG ATTGTGTCAAAGGATCTATCAGAACCTTTGCGTTCACATAAAGATCTTGATAAAGATGCGGCTCCGTTCTATAAGAAAGCGGAGAAATTTTATGATGCGCTCGCAAACCAACTGGTTAACCAAGGACATGTACTGGACCTTTTTGCATCCGCACTTGATCAG GTTGGTGTTGCTGAAATGAAAGCTGCGGTTGAAAGAACTGGAGGTCTTGTTGTTTTATCAGAAAGTTTTGGCCATTCTGTATTTAAGGATTCTTTTAAGCGAGTATTTGAAGATGGCGAAGAGTCTCTCGGCCTTTGTTTCAA TGGTACACTTGAGATCTGCTGTTCAAAGGACATAAAAATCCAAGGGATTATTGGACCTTGTGCGTCTTTGCAAAAG AAAGGCCCTAGCGTTGCTGATACAGTTATTGGGGAGGGGAATACTACACAATGGAAGATGTGTGGCCTCGATAAAAGGACTTGTTTGACAGTCTTCTTTGATCTTTCTTCTAGTGATCAATCAAGTGCTCCTGGAGGTGTAAATAACCAactatatttacaatttatgACAAG ctaccaaaattcaaaaggtAAAACATTACAGCGAGTTACTACTGTTACCAGACAATGGGTAGATACTGGTCTTAGCACAGAG GAATTGGTGCAAGGTTTTGATCAAGAAACTGCTGCTGTGGTTGTGGCCAGATTAGCTTCCTTGAAAATGGAAACAGag GAGGGATTTGATGCTACGCGATGGCTGGACCGGAACCTTATTCGTCTTTGTTCTAAATTTGGTGATTACCGGAAGGATGATCCTGCTTCATTTACTCTAAATCCAAACTTTTCACTATTCCCTCAGTTTACGTTCAATCTCCGACGCTCACAGTTTGTGCAG GTGTTCAACAATAGTCCAGACGAAACTGCTTACAACCGCATGCTATTAAACCGAGAAAATATTTCGAACGCAGCTGTTATGATTCAGCCATCTCTAACAACATATTCGTTTAACTCACTACCTCAACCTGCATTGTTGGATGTTGCTTCCATTGGTGCAGACCGTATCCTCCTGTTGGATTCTTACATTAGTGTTGTCGTTTTCCATGGAATGACCATTGCACAGTGGCGCAACTTGGGATATCAAAATCAGCCTGAACACCAG GCATTTGCCCAACTCTTGGAAGCCCCTCAAGAAGATGCGCAGATGATCATTCGTGATCGTTTCCCTGTACCAAGATTAGTTGTTTGTGATCAACATGGATCCCAG GCAAGGTTTCTGTTAGCAAAGCTAAATCCGTCAGCAACATACAACAATGCAAGCGAGATGAATGCAGGCTCTGATATAATCTTCACGGATGATGTCAGTCTTCAAGTCTTCTTCCAACATCTTCAGAAATTGGCTGTTCAATCTTGA
- the UGT75B2 gene encoding UDP-glucosyl transferase 75B2 (UDP-glucosyl transferase 75B2 (UGT75B2); FUNCTIONS IN: UDP-glycosyltransferase activity, UDP-glucosyltransferase activity, transferase activity, transferring glycosyl groups, abscisic acid glucosyltransferase activity; INVOLVED IN: metabolic process; EXPRESSED IN: sperm cell, root; CONTAINS InterPro DOMAIN/s: UDP-glucuronosyl/UDP-glucosyltransferase (InterPro:IPR002213); BEST Arabidopsis thaliana protein match is: UDP-glucosyltransferase 75B1 (TAIR:AT1G05560.1); Has 7198 Blast hits to 7135 proteins in 463 species: Archae - 0; Bacteria - 427; Metazoa - 1573; Fungi - 32; Plants - 5007; Viruses - 111; Other Eukaryotes - 48 (source: NCBI BLink).), with protein MAQPHFLLVTFPAQGHVNPSLRFARRLIKTTGARVTFATCLSVIHRSMIPNHNNVENLSFLTFSDGFDDGVISNTDDVQNRLVHFERNGDKALSDFIEANQNGDSPVSCLIYTILPNWVPKVARRFHLPSVHLWIQPAFAFDIYYNYSTGNNSVFEFPNLPSLEIRDLPSFLSPSNTNKAAQAVYQELMDFLKEESNPKILVNTFDSLEPEFLTAIPNIEMVAVGPLLPAEIFTGSESGKDLSRDHQSSSYTLWLDSKTESSVIYVSFGTMVELSKKQIEELARALIEGGRPFLWVITDKLNREAKIEGEEETEIEKIAGFRHELEEVGMIVSWCSQIEVLRHRAIGCFLTHCGWSSSLESLVLGVPVVAFPMWSDQPANAKLLEEIWKTGVRVRENSEGLVERGEIMRCLEAVMEAKSVELRENAEKWKRLATEAGREGGSSDKNVEAFVKSLF; from the coding sequence ATGGCGCAACCGCATTTTCTACTGGTAACGTTTCCGGCGCAAGGTCACGTGAACCCATCTCTCCGTTTTGCTCGTCGGCTCATCAAAACAACTGGCGCACGTGTAACTTTCGCCACGTGTCTCTCTGTCATTCACCGCTCTATGATCCCAAACCACAACAACGTCGaaaatctctctttccttACTTTCTCCGACGGATTCGACGACGGAGTCATCTCCAACACCGACGACGTCCAAAACCGGTTGGTACACTTCGAACGTAATGGCGATAAAGCTCTATCGGATTTCATCGAAGCTAATCAGAATGGTGACTCTCCCGTAAGTTGCTTGATCTACACGATTCTTCCCAACTGGGTTCCAAAAGTGGCGCGTAGATTTCATCTTCCCTCTGTTCATCTCTGGATCCAACCAGCCTTCGCTTTCGACATTTATTACAATTACTCTACAGGAAACAACTCCGTTTTCGAGTTCCCGAATCTACCTTCTCTCGAAATCCGCGATCTGCCTTCTTTCCTCTCACCTTCCAACACGAACAAAGCCGCACAAGCAGTATATCAAGAACTGATGGATTTTCTCAAAGAAGAATCTAACCCGAAAATTCTCGTCAACACATTCGATTCGCTGGAGCCAGAGTTCTTAACAGCTATTCCGAATATAGAAATGGTGGCAGTTGGTCCTTTACTTCCTGCGGAGATTTTCACTGGAAGCGAATCAGGTAAAGATTTAtcaagagatcatcaaagTAGTAGTTATACACTTTGGTTAGACTCGAAAACAGAGTCCTCTgttatttatgtttcttttggaACAATGGTTGAGTTGTCGAAGAAACAGATAGAGGAACTAGCGAGAGCACTCATAGAAGGGGGAAGACCGTTCTTGTGGGTTATAACTGATAAACTCAACAGAGAAGCGAAaatagaaggagaagaagagacagagattGAGAAGATAGCTGGTTTTAGACACGAGCTTGAAGAGGTTGGGATGATTGTCTCGTGGTGTTCGCAGATAGAGGTTTTGAGACACCGAGCCATAGGTTGTTTTTTGACTCATTGTGGGTGGAGCTCATCACTGGAGAGTTTGGTTCTCGGCGTTCCAGTGGTGGCGTTTCCGATGTGGTCGGATCAGCCAGCAAATGCGAAGCTTTTGGAAGAAATATGGAAGACAGGTGTGAGGGTGAGAGAGAACTCGGAAGGTTTAgtagagagaggagagataaTGCGGTGTTTGGAAGCAGTGATGGAGGCGAAATCGGTGGAGCTGAGGGAAAACGCAGAGAAATGGAAGCGTTTAGCGACTGAAGCGGGTAGAGAAGGAGGATCTTCGGACAAGAATGTGGAAGCTTTTGTGAAGAGTCTGTTTTGA
- a CDS encoding hypothetical protein (DUF295) (Protein of unknown function (DUF295); FUNCTIONS IN: molecular_function unknown; INVOLVED IN: biological_process unknown; LOCATED IN: mitochondrion; EXPRESSED IN: 21 plant structures; EXPRESSED DURING: 13 growth stages; CONTAINS InterPro DOMAIN/s: Protein of unknown function DUF295 (InterPro:IPR005174); BEST Arabidopsis thaliana protein match is: Protein of unknown function (DUF295) (TAIR:AT1G30160.2); Has 218 Blast hits to 208 proteins in 3 species: Archae - 0; Bacteria - 0; Metazoa - 0; Fungi - 0; Plants - 218; Viruses - 0; Other Eukaryotes - 0 (source: NCBI BLink).), with amino-acid sequence MSQLLFRLSKLSSRNNELIHKSVRLFSTSPYLTLGSVVEDLPEEDGSYIGDILLFDPAKEELVTVRDKTIPEKLVNSRVVGASHGWTFFSDRCNHNSVCISDLFTPMASKSNTKIIPLPLLTTMIYGQTEAVWNVAMSSSSPHQDNEEEDCVVAINFLGSQLSVCRPGRDHGWTNKQIPFICSENSNLMYSKRDQRFYLPAPGGNYLCSWDLHFDNDPKFNELVFLNLPELPQSEWELLNSCFKEDHWVESPSGQSFLVKWYSHIPSQRYKDPILMVLREDEETEEGTRNMCYTEDIGDLCIFLSKSDPFCVVASSCPGLKPNSIYLMGRCFAVYDLTTRTARHFKAPKGGPERVPFLPYWLPPFSI; translated from the exons ATGTCTCAGCTTCTCTTCCGTCTCTCAAAACTCTCTTCCCGGAATAATGAGCTT ATACACAAGAGCGTTCGCTTGTTTTCAACCAGCCCGTATTTGACACTTGGCAGCGTTGTTGAAGACTTGCCTGAAGAAGACGGCAGCTACATCGGAGATATCCTCTTGTTCGATCCGGCCAAGGAAGAGTTAGTCACAGTCCGGGACAAAACAATTCCCGAAAAGCTCGTTAACTCGAGAGTGGTCGGAGCTTCACATGGATGGACATTTTTCTCTGACCGATGCAATCATAATTCTGTATGTATCAGCGACCTTTTTACTCCCATGGCTtccaaatcaaacacaaagaTAATTCCTCTGCCTCTGCTTACTACTATGATCTATGGCCAAACAGAAGCTGTCTGGAACGTGGCAATGTCGTCATCTTCTCCTCACCaagacaatgaagaagaagactgtgTCGTGGCTATCAATTTCTTGGGTAGCCAACTGAGTGTGTGCAGGCCCGGTCGTGACCACGGTTGGACTAACAAACAAATCCCTTTCATCTGCTCGGAAAACTCAAATCTTATGTACTCGAAGAGAGATCAAAGGTTTTATTTGCCTGCTCCTGGAGGCAATTACTTGTGCTCTTGGGATCTCCACTTCGATAACGATCCTAAGTTCAATGAGTTGGTGTTTCTTAATCTCCCTGAGTTGCCACAGTCCGAGTGGGAGCTGTTGAATTCTTGTTTCAAGGAGGACCATTGGGTGGAGTCACCTTCCGGCCAAAGTTTCTTAGTCAAATG GTACTCTCACATCCCTTCTCAACGATACAAAGATCCGATATTGATGGTGCTTAGAGaggatgaagaaacagaagaggGAACAAGAAATATGTGTTACACCGAGGACATTGGAGATCTTTGTATCTTCCTTTCAAAGAGTGATCCTTTCTGTGTTGTGGCAAGCTCTTGCCCTGGTCTCAAACCCAACTCCATCTACTTGATGGGCCGTTGCTTTGCTGTTTATGATCTCACCACCCGAACCGCCCGTCACTTCAAAGCCCCCAAAGGTGGACCAGAAAGAGTTCCTTTCCTCCCTTATTGGCTTCCTCCATTTTCTATCTAG
- a CDS encoding hypothetical protein (DUF295) (Protein of unknown function (DUF295); FUNCTIONS IN: molecular_function unknown; INVOLVED IN: biological_process unknown; LOCATED IN: cellular_component unknown; EXPRESSED IN: 6 plant structures; EXPRESSED DURING: 4 anthesis, petal differentiation and expansion stage, E expanded cotyledon stage, D bilateral stage; CONTAINS InterPro DOMAIN/s: Protein of unknown function DUF295 (InterPro:IPR005174); BEST Arabidopsis thaliana protein match is: Protein of unknown function (DUF295) (TAIR:AT1G05540.1).) — protein sequence MAEVEPAAPSQPKNRKLATVLSIMLCNKLCRLTLFDRKCVLAFKMRWSMKRRLASTLTNLIGIQKSIRLFSTSPYLTLGTRVKKILPAGCKIGDVLLFDPTKEEIVTVPDKTIPEELMDEEMMGASHGWGFFCDRTDRSVRISDIFNPLASKTNPVMIPLPRLTALPTGQTEKVFNVAMSSSSPLGEEDCVVAIKFSGIQLSLCRPGCDLEWTNIVTPFNCLDTTQVSYDSPGLHELFYRDHPVLDQSEWELLSSCSRTEYLVESPSGGDRFLVKWYALGFFSSNLKGIYHKTKGLMVFREEETTEGKIMCYTEDIGDMCIFLASNEAFCIPASSCLGLKPNCVYYMGRGFGFYDLTTGEAHHYKAPKGAPSALTAPYWLPPFAI from the exons ATGGCGGAGGTGGAGCCAGCAGCTCCAAGTCaaccaaaaaatagaaaactagcTACTGTATTAAGTATTATGTTATGTAATAAACTATGTCGTTTGACTCTCTTCGATCG GAAGTGTGTTCTTGCCTTCAAGATGAGGTGGAGCATGAAGCG GCGTCTAGCATCAACGCTTACCAATCTTATCGGG ATACAGAAGAGCATTCGTTTGTTTTCAACCAGCCCTTATTTGACACTTGGCACTAGGGTTAAGAAAATTTTGCCGGCCGGCTGCAAAATTGGAgatgttcttttgtttgacCCGACCAAGGAAGAGATAGTCACGGTCCCGGACAAAACAATTCCCGAAGAGCTCATGGATGAAGAAATGATGGGAGCTTCCCATGGATGGGGATTTTTCTGTGACCGGACTGATCGTTCCGTACGTATCAGCGACATTTTCAATCCTTTGGCATCCAAAACAAACCCTGTCATGATTCCTCTGCCTAGGCTTACGGCTCTGCCCACTGGCCAAACCGAAAAAGTTTTTAACGTAGCCATGTCCTCCTCTTCTCCTCTTGGTGAGGAAGACTGTGTAGTGGCTATCAAGTTTTCGGGTATCCAGCTGAGTCTGTGCAGACCCGGTTGTGACCTTGAGTGGACTAACATTGTAACCCCTTTCAACTGTTTGGACACAACTCAAGTCTCAT ATGACTCCCCTGGGCTCCATGAGTTGTTCTATCGAGACCATCCAGTGTTGGATCAGTCCGAGTGGGAGCTTTTGAGTTCATGTTCCAGGACGGAATACCTTGTGGAGTCACCTTCTGGTGGTGACCGTTTCCTAGTCAAATG GTATGCGCTTGGCTTCTTTTCGTCAAATTTAAAAGGAATCTACCACAAAACAAAGGGGTTGATGGTTTTTAGAGAAGAGGAGACGACGGAAGGAAAAATTATGTGTTACACCGAGGACATTGGAGACATGTGCATTTTCCTTGCAAGCAACGAGGCTTTCTGTATCCCGGCTAGCTCCTGCCTCGGCCTCAAGCCTAACTGCGTCTATTATATGGGACGTGGCTTTGGTTTTTACGATCTCACTACCGGAGAGGCACATCATTATAAAGCTCCCAAAGGTGCACCAAGCGCTCTGACCGCCCCTTACTGGCTTCCTCCATTTGCTATCTAG
- a CDS encoding hypothetical protein (DUF295) (Protein of unknown function (DUF295); FUNCTIONS IN: molecular_function unknown; INVOLVED IN: biological_process unknown; LOCATED IN: cellular_component unknown; EXPRESSED IN: 6 plant structures; EXPRESSED DURING: 4 anthesis, petal differentiation and expansion stage, E expanded cotyledon stage, D bilateral stage; BEST Arabidopsis thaliana protein match is: Protein of unknown function (DUF295) (TAIR:AT1G05540.1); Has 175 Blast hits to 175 proteins in 2 species: Archae - 0; Bacteria - 0; Metazoa - 0; Fungi - 0; Plants - 175; Viruses - 0; Other Eukaryotes - 0 (source: NCBI BLink).), whose amino-acid sequence MCLYIQKSIRLFSTSPYLTLGTRVKKILPAGCKIGDVLLFDPTKEEIVTVPDKTIPEELMDEEMMGASHGWGFFCDRTDRSVRISDIFNPLASKTNPVMIPLPRLTALPTGQTEKVFNVAMSSSSPLGEEDCVVAIKFSGIQLSLCRPGCDLEWTNIVTPFNCLDTTQVSCIPKETKNFTYLPLEATTCSPMTSTSNQMTPLGSMSCSIETIQCWISPSGSF is encoded by the exons ATGTGCTTGTAT ATACAGAAGAGCATTCGTTTGTTTTCAACCAGCCCTTATTTGACACTTGGCACTAGGGTTAAGAAAATTTTGCCGGCCGGCTGCAAAATTGGAgatgttcttttgtttgacCCGACCAAGGAAGAGATAGTCACGGTCCCGGACAAAACAATTCCCGAAGAGCTCATGGATGAAGAAATGATGGGAGCTTCCCATGGATGGGGATTTTTCTGTGACCGGACTGATCGTTCCGTACGTATCAGCGACATTTTCAATCCTTTGGCATCCAAAACAAACCCTGTCATGATTCCTCTGCCTAGGCTTACGGCTCTGCCCACTGGCCAAACCGAAAAAGTTTTTAACGTAGCCATGTCCTCCTCTTCTCCTCTTGGTGAGGAAGACTGTGTAGTGGCTATCAAGTTTTCGGGTATCCAGCTGAGTCTGTGCAGACCCGGTTGTGACCTTGAGTGGACTAACATTGTAACCCCTTTCAACTGTTTGGACACAACTCAAGTCTCATGTATTCCAAAAGAGACCAAAAATTTTACTTACCTGCCCCTGGAGGCAACTACTTGTTCTCCTATGACCTCCACTTCAAATCAGATGACTCCCCTGGGCTCCATGAGTTGTTCTATCGAGACCATCCAGTGTTGGATCAGTCCGAGTGGGAGCTTTTGA
- a CDS encoding hypothetical protein (DUF295) (Protein of unknown function (DUF295); BEST Arabidopsis thaliana protein match is: Protein of unknown function (DUF295) (TAIR:AT1G05540.1); Has 175 Blast hits to 175 proteins in 2 species: Archae - 0; Bacteria - 0; Metazoa - 0; Fungi - 0; Plants - 175; Viruses - 0; Other Eukaryotes - 0 (source: NCBI BLink).) has product MSQFLFGLSKLSPRNDVLIQKSIRLFSTSPYLTLGTRVKKILPAGCKIGDVLLFDPTKEEIVTVPDKTIPEELMDEEMMGASHGWGFFCDRTDRSVRISDIFNPLASKTNPVMIPLPRLTALPTGQTEKVFNVAMSSSSPLGEEDCVVAIKFSGIQLSLCRPGCDLEWTNIVTPFNCLDTTQVSCIPKETKNFTYLPLEATTCSPMTSTSNQMTPLGSMSCSIETIQCWISPSGSF; this is encoded by the exons ATGTCTCAATTTCTCTTTGGTCTCTCCAAACTCTCTCCCCGGAACGATGTGCTT ATACAGAAGAGCATTCGTTTGTTTTCAACCAGCCCTTATTTGACACTTGGCACTAGGGTTAAGAAAATTTTGCCGGCCGGCTGCAAAATTGGAgatgttcttttgtttgacCCGACCAAGGAAGAGATAGTCACGGTCCCGGACAAAACAATTCCCGAAGAGCTCATGGATGAAGAAATGATGGGAGCTTCCCATGGATGGGGATTTTTCTGTGACCGGACTGATCGTTCCGTACGTATCAGCGACATTTTCAATCCTTTGGCATCCAAAACAAACCCTGTCATGATTCCTCTGCCTAGGCTTACGGCTCTGCCCACTGGCCAAACCGAAAAAGTTTTTAACGTAGCCATGTCCTCCTCTTCTCCTCTTGGTGAGGAAGACTGTGTAGTGGCTATCAAGTTTTCGGGTATCCAGCTGAGTCTGTGCAGACCCGGTTGTGACCTTGAGTGGACTAACATTGTAACCCCTTTCAACTGTTTGGACACAACTCAAGTCTCATGTATTCCAAAAGAGACCAAAAATTTTACTTACCTGCCCCTGGAGGCAACTACTTGTTCTCCTATGACCTCCACTTCAAATCAGATGACTCCCCTGGGCTCCATGAGTTGTTCTATCGAGACCATCCAGTGTTGGATCAGTCCGAGTGGGAGCTTTTGA